The nucleotide window GGCCGCGCCCAGCAGACCGCGCCTATTCATCGAAGTAGTGTCAAATTCAGTCATACATCCCCTCTAATCCGGCAGGCGCCCCATCGCCTTGAGCCGGCGCGCGAACCGCGAAGGTTCGCTGTCGAATTCGGGCGACTGTTCGAATCGGTCGCCCAGGTCGGCGTGCGCGGCTGCAAGGTAGTCCCCGTCCAGATCCTCAAGGGACGTGATCTTATAGCCTTGCACGTGCCACAGCAGGTGACCGGGACGGTCCGCCATCTCCATCCACGGGAAAAACGGCATCAGGACGTGGCCGGCGAAGTTGGCCGGTGCGCTGCTTCGGTCCGGGTCGGCGAGGTCGGCGCCGCGGGCGAACATGCTGAGCTTCGATCCGGCCGGCGGGCGAATGAACTCATCCGGCCACCGGTTCTCGCCCTGGAAAGAAACGGTGTCGCCGACCTGCCGAATCACGACATCGAAATCCGAGTCTGCGTAGAAATCCGGGTAGGCCCTGCGCATGACGCGATAGACCACGCCGCGCGGAGAAATCTCCCGTCCCTCGGTCATGCGGCTGATGTTGGGCCTGACCGCATTGCGCGCGCCCGTGAACGGGTTGTCGAACTCGCGCATCACCTTGTCGCTTTCGAAATCGCAGTAGTAGCTGACCAGGCTGTCGAAGCTCAGGAATTCGGTGTCCGAAAGCGGCCGGATCCACTGCTGCTCGCAGCCTTTCACCCGCACCGCCGGCACAAGCTGATCGGGCGGCAGGAAGGCATAGACCTCGGCGCGCGTGGCCCAGATGACCCGCCCGGCGTCCAGCCGCGCGCTCGCCTTGACGAAGTTGCGCACACGCGATCCCGGGTCGTCGAGATCAAGCGCGGCCTGCGCGCTGAGTGACGTGGCGTCCGCTGCCGGGCTTGCGGCGCCCCAGCCGGCGGCGAGCACGGCGCTGCCGCCCAGCATGCCAAGCAGCTGCCTTCGGTGCATCGACCAATCCGCGTTCATAGGGCGCTCAAGTTTACGGGACACCTCTCGGCGCCGGGCGTACACTCTGACTTCATGACGCGACGCATCAGCCGGCGGCAAGCGCTCAAGGGCCTGGGCGTGGCCGCGGTCGCGCCCGCGATCGGCTGGCCCAACGCCGTGCGAGCCACGACGCGGTCGGACGTTGTCGTGATCGGGGCAGGGCTCTCGGGCCTCTACGCCGCCTCGCTGCTGGCCGAAGAGGGCGCCACCGTCACGGTGCTCGAGGCGC belongs to Gammaproteobacteria bacterium and includes:
- a CDS encoding DUF1838 domain-containing protein gives rise to the protein MNADWSMHRRQLLGMLGGSAVLAAGWGAASPAADATSLSAQAALDLDDPGSRVRNFVKASARLDAGRVIWATRAEVYAFLPPDQLVPAVRVKGCEQQWIRPLSDTEFLSFDSLVSYYCDFESDKVMREFDNPFTGARNAVRPNISRMTEGREISPRGVVYRVMRRAYPDFYADSDFDVVIRQVGDTVSFQGENRWPDEFIRPPAGSKLSMFARGADLADPDRSSAPANFAGHVLMPFFPWMEMADRPGHLLWHVQGYKITSLEDLDGDYLAAAHADLGDRFEQSPEFDSEPSRFARRLKAMGRLPD